In Streptobacillus canis, a genomic segment contains:
- the hemW gene encoding radical SAM family heme chaperone HemW, which produces MKNINGIYIHIPFCNKRCHYCDFHVFVNMNDKIEKYVEYIIKEIKLYPEYTYDTVYFGGGTPSLLNGEQIKRILDNLKRTEDAEITLELNPSDMDLERLQFIRNAGINRLSIGFQSFNDDMLKFMNRDHSSKKAIETYKNARIAGFDNISLDLIFSVPGQDMEMLENDLDNFLKLDPEHLSIYSLIWEEGTNFTRRLEKGELKALDEDLEADMFIKIEDRLKNHGYNHYEISSFCKDGRESKHNIKYWDNTEYVGVGVNATSFYNGEIFAKVKSLAKYYRLIDQGIIPIEEKTVERVDENELENLKYILGLRMLIKGVEYTPNDKIDKLIKRGLIERFDDRIRLTREGMLLSNEVFVEFV; this is translated from the coding sequence ATGAAAAATATAAATGGTATATATATACACATACCTTTTTGTAATAAAAGATGTCACTATTGTGATTTTCATGTTTTTGTAAATATGAATGATAAGATAGAAAAGTATGTTGAATATATAATAAAAGAAATTAAACTATATCCAGAATATACATATGATACAGTATATTTTGGGGGAGGAACTCCATCACTATTAAACGGAGAACAAATAAAAAGAATATTAGATAATTTAAAAAGAACAGAAGATGCTGAAATTACATTAGAACTTAATCCTAGTGATATGGATTTAGAAAGACTTCAGTTTATTAGAAATGCTGGAATAAATAGACTAAGTATAGGTTTTCAAAGTTTTAATGATGACATGTTGAAATTTATGAATAGAGATCATAGTTCAAAAAAAGCAATAGAAACATATAAAAATGCAAGGATTGCTGGATTTGATAATATATCTCTTGATTTAATATTTTCAGTACCTGGACAAGATATGGAGATGTTAGAAAATGATTTAGATAACTTTTTAAAATTAGATCCAGAACATTTATCAATTTATTCATTGATATGGGAAGAAGGAACTAATTTTACAAGAAGACTTGAAAAAGGTGAATTAAAAGCTTTAGATGAAGATCTAGAAGCAGATATGTTTATAAAAATAGAAGATAGATTAAAAAATCATGGATATAATCATTATGAAATATCATCATTTTGTAAAGATGGAAGAGAAAGTAAACATAATATAAAATATTGGGATAATACGGAATATGTAGGAGTAGGAGTAAATGCTACAAGTTTCTATAACGGAGAGATATTTGCTAAGGTCAAATCTTTAGCTAAGTACTATAGATTAATAGATCAAGGAATTATTCCAATAGAAGAAAAAACAGTAGAGAGGGTTGATGAAAATGAACTAGAAAATCTAAAATATATTTTAGGTCTAAGAATGTTAATAAAAGGGGTAGAATATACTCCAAATGATAAAATTGATAAACTAATTAAAAGAGGTTTAATAGAAAGATTTGATGATAGAATAAGACTTACAAGAGAAGGAATGTTACTATCGAATGAAGTTTTTGTTGAATTTGTATAA
- a CDS encoding DMT family transporter — translation MESKKRYYLGIIFVLLSAIGFSTLQMFVKMLPNVSVGNKLFYRNVVITVITYILIRARGIDLKVEKSEWPLLLSRIVFGLSGVIINFYTLSYILLADSTTIQKLSSFIVLILSYFFFNEKFTKVQFLALVGSFMGVVLIVKPGSSNFSFGYILAIIGAFCSAFAYSCIRALGIRKKVNPMLIVFYFSLFNTIFSAPYVITHRPHFDTRTAILLFGIGLFGAIGQFGITFAYNFAPAKQISVFEYTQVIFSSILGVVFLGEIPDKYSVMGYIIIISIGIFMYRYNLKKEN, via the coding sequence GTGGAAAGTAAAAAAAGATACTATTTAGGAATAATCTTTGTATTACTGTCAGCTATAGGTTTTTCAACATTACAAATGTTTGTAAAGATGTTACCTAATGTTTCAGTAGGGAATAAATTGTTTTATAGAAATGTTGTAATTACAGTAATTACATATATATTAATTAGAGCAAGAGGAATTGATTTAAAAGTAGAAAAAAGTGAATGGCCATTACTCTTATCTAGAATAGTTTTTGGACTATCTGGAGTAATAATTAATTTTTATACTTTGTCATATATATTACTTGCTGATTCAACAACTATACAAAAATTATCATCTTTTATAGTATTAATACTTTCATATTTCTTTTTTAATGAAAAATTCACTAAGGTACAATTTTTAGCTTTAGTTGGATCATTTATGGGTGTAGTATTAATAGTAAAACCAGGGAGTTCAAATTTTTCTTTTGGATACATATTAGCAATAATAGGAGCGTTTTGTTCCGCATTTGCTTACTCATGTATTAGAGCCTTAGGTATAAGAAAAAAAGTTAATCCCATGCTTATAGTTTTCTATTTTTCACTATTTAACACAATTTTTTCTGCACCTTATGTAATAACACATAGACCTCACTTTGACACTAGAACGGCCATCTTGTTATTTGGGATAGGACTTTTTGGTGCCATAGGACAATTTGGTATAACTTTTGCATATAATTTTGCACCGGCAAAACAAATATCAGTTTTTGAATATACACAGGTTATTTTCTCATCTATACTTGGCGTAGTTTTCCTAGGAGAAATACCTGATAAATATAGTGTTATGGGATATATTATCATAATTTCTATAGGTATATTCATGTATAGATACAATTTGAAAAAGGAGAATTAA
- a CDS encoding ABC transporter ATP-binding protein yields MINKMLWDRKWRLIFVSVLNVIISLFTILPLDYLGAIVDGVNNKTMGIDEIKYKVTLMFIMAVAYYIIQGVYEYYIFISYDESVLEIQRNILQKVLKQNPEILQKISVGEIISRITGDVEEYIAPFFSWGVYCFTRGVLGILIIFIFILFKIDLVFVVLINIPYLIATYIIVTQKEKYDVIYTKMTGDFDKISDKTLESIKGVRIVRSYNMLEKLSKEFEGNILKYASTHLTYSLRSIYSHALNILAVGFSYFALIIYGYYQYSHGNITFGTIISVSLVMFLMPWPYTVFGEFFITRFDMRLGYKRLRDILDLEDSKLINENGKKLEFSDKIEFKNFSFSYDDKLALKDINLVINKGETIGIVGKTGSGKTTLIKQLLRFYESSHGLYLDGIEVSEYNLKSLRSNFGYSPQEYFIFSKTIKENVLFNRDLEDKLDYALEVADLNKDIKGFKDGIDTLVGENGVSLSGGQKQRLSIARAIINNPEILIFDDSLSALDIRTEKNIIKRLNENRKGKTNIIVSHRISSIINADKIIILSNGEIENMGTHDELLLSSKWYKELYDYQNKKEVEENEGEK; encoded by the coding sequence ATGATAAATAAGATGTTATGGGATAGAAAATGGAGGCTTATTTTTGTGTCCGTTTTAAACGTAATAATATCACTTTTCACAATATTACCACTTGATTATTTAGGAGCCATAGTAGATGGAGTAAATAATAAGACTATGGGTATTGATGAGATAAAGTATAAAGTAACTCTTATGTTTATAATGGCAGTAGCTTACTACATTATTCAGGGTGTTTATGAGTACTATATCTTCATTAGTTATGATGAAAGTGTATTAGAAATACAAAGAAATATTTTACAAAAAGTATTAAAACAAAATCCAGAAATTCTACAAAAAATAAGTGTAGGAGAAATAATAAGTAGAATTACAGGAGATGTTGAAGAATATATAGCCCCTTTTTTTTCATGGGGAGTATATTGTTTTACTAGAGGAGTTTTAGGAATATTAATCATATTCATTTTCATATTATTTAAAATAGATTTAGTGTTTGTTGTATTAATAAATATACCATATTTAATTGCAACATATATTATAGTTACTCAAAAAGAAAAATATGATGTAATTTATACTAAAATGACAGGTGATTTTGATAAAATTTCTGATAAAACCTTAGAAAGTATTAAAGGCGTTAGAATAGTAAGATCGTATAATATGCTAGAAAAATTAAGTAAAGAATTTGAAGGAAATATACTAAAATATGCAAGTACGCATTTAACTTATTCCTTAAGAAGTATATATTCACATGCTTTAAATATTTTAGCAGTAGGTTTTTCATATTTTGCTTTAATAATTTATGGATATTACCAATACAGTCATGGGAATATTACATTTGGTACAATAATTTCAGTATCACTAGTAATGTTTTTAATGCCTTGGCCATATACTGTTTTTGGAGAATTTTTCATAACACGTTTTGATATGAGATTAGGATATAAAAGATTAAGAGATATATTAGATTTAGAAGACAGTAAATTAATTAATGAAAATGGGAAAAAATTAGAGTTTTCAGATAAGATAGAATTTAAAAACTTTAGTTTCTCATATGATGATAAATTAGCACTTAAAGATATTAATTTAGTAATAAATAAAGGTGAAACTATAGGTATAGTAGGGAAAACAGGAAGTGGAAAAACTACACTTATCAAACAACTATTAAGATTTTATGAAAGTAGCCATGGTTTATATTTAGATGGAATAGAAGTTTCTGAATATAATCTTAAATCTTTAAGATCTAACTTTGGATATTCACCTCAAGAATATTTTATATTTTCTAAAACTATTAAAGAAAATGTACTTTTTAATAGAGATTTAGAAGATAAACTTGACTATGCTTTAGAAGTTGCAGATTTAAATAAAGACATTAAAGGATTTAAAGATGGAATAGATACTTTAGTTGGTGAAAATGGAGTTTCACTATCTGGAGGGCAAAAACAAAGACTATCTATTGCAAGAGCAATAATTAATAATCCTGAGATATTAATATTTGATGATTCTCTATCAGCTCTTGATATTAGAACAGAAAAAAATATCATTAAAAGATTAAATGAAAATAGAAAAGGTAAAACTAATATTATAGTTTCACATAGAATAAGTAGTATAATTAATGCTGATAAGATAATAATATTATCTAATGGTGAAATAGAAAATATGGGAACTCATGATGAACTATTACTTTCTTCAAAATGGTATAAGGAGCTATATGACTACCAAAACAAGAAGGAGGTAGAAGAAAATGAAGGAGAAAAATAA
- a CDS encoding ABC transporter ATP-binding protein, whose amino-acid sequence MKEKNKNYLLDFFKFTKKAKREYILGMIALIVGMVSEVIAIKLIALAFDKKVGDLEVNKAFNFALAIAFLYITLKIVEAITLVFRKKLLQKAANIVYTNIQILVYNHVQRLPIKYFDDMPAGSVLSRITSDVRAIRNFFAETLLSTIIVVAQLIVIYSVMIYINWKLSLLLLIFVPIIVLIQMYNKNLTFDYVTKFRKDNSTCNGKANEMIQNLEVVAAFNNEEALLNDWELPAQSRYKNGKFLVLLEVFIMHNVFDFLTKLMQLTIIFYYVYSAINNLNLISAGNTLVFIFYISNIVNGLTNLTQNLAFYSRARGCAKNLSELLDLETEKEENLIIPEKFEGNIKFENMYFAYDEDKYVLKDINLEIKENETVAFVGHTGSGKSTIMNLLVKFYSNQKGKIEISGIDIKKFDTYTLRENIAIVLQDSFLFEGTIGNNISSDEKLARKSLEMVGAKYLLDERGLDGEVLQDGSNFSTGEKQLISFARALAKDPKILILDEATANVDSKTEQIIQHGIEVLKKNRTTLIIAHRLSTIRNADKIFVLNKGEIVESGNHNDLVKLNGLYAKMLEMNNSK is encoded by the coding sequence ATGAAGGAGAAAAATAAAAATTATTTATTAGACTTTTTCAAATTTACAAAAAAAGCTAAAAGAGAATATATTTTAGGTATGATAGCTTTAATTGTGGGGATGGTTTCTGAAGTAATTGCTATTAAATTAATAGCACTGGCTTTTGATAAAAAAGTTGGAGATTTGGAAGTAAATAAAGCATTTAACTTTGCTTTAGCTATTGCCTTCCTATATATCACTTTAAAAATAGTAGAAGCAATTACTTTAGTATTTAGAAAAAAACTATTACAAAAAGCAGCAAATATTGTATATACTAATATACAAATTTTAGTATATAACCATGTTCAGAGATTACCTATTAAATATTTTGATGATATGCCAGCAGGATCAGTATTATCAAGAATTACATCTGATGTAAGAGCAATAAGGAATTTCTTTGCTGAAACATTACTTTCAACTATAATAGTAGTTGCTCAATTAATAGTTATATATTCAGTAATGATATATATCAATTGGAAATTATCATTACTTTTATTAATCTTTGTTCCAATAATAGTGCTGATACAAATGTATAATAAGAACCTAACTTTTGATTACGTTACAAAATTTAGAAAAGATAATTCAACTTGTAATGGTAAGGCAAATGAAATGATACAAAATCTTGAAGTAGTAGCTGCTTTTAATAACGAAGAAGCTTTGCTTAATGATTGGGAATTGCCAGCACAAAGTAGATATAAGAATGGGAAATTTTTAGTATTACTTGAAGTATTCATTATGCATAATGTTTTTGATTTCTTAACAAAACTTATGCAGCTTACTATAATTTTTTACTATGTTTATTCTGCTATAAATAATTTAAACTTAATTAGTGCAGGAAATACTTTAGTTTTCATTTTCTATATTTCTAATATAGTAAATGGATTAACAAATTTAACACAAAATCTAGCGTTTTACTCAAGAGCAAGAGGCTGTGCAAAAAATCTTTCAGAGTTATTAGATTTAGAAACTGAAAAAGAAGAAAATTTAATAATACCAGAAAAGTTTGAAGGTAATATTAAATTTGAAAATATGTATTTTGCATATGATGAAGATAAATATGTACTAAAAGATATTAACTTAGAAATTAAAGAAAATGAAACAGTTGCCTTTGTAGGTCATACAGGTAGTGGTAAATCTACTATCATGAATTTACTTGTTAAATTCTATAGTAATCAAAAAGGTAAGATAGAAATCTCAGGTATAGATATTAAAAAATTTGATACATATACTTTAAGAGAGAATATAGCTATAGTGTTACAAGATTCATTCTTATTTGAAGGTACTATAGGGAATAATATATCAAGTGATGAAAAGTTAGCTAGAAAATCACTTGAAATGGTAGGTGCTAAATATTTACTTGATGAAAGAGGATTAGATGGAGAAGTATTGCAAGATGGAAGTAATTTCTCAACTGGAGAAAAACAACTAATATCTTTTGCAAGGGCCTTAGCAAAAGATCCTAAGATACTAATACTTGATGAAGCAACAGCAAATGTAGATAGTAAGACAGAACAAATAATACAACATGGTATAGAAGTTCTTAAGAAAAATAGAACTACTTTAATTATAGCTCATAGACTTTCAACTATTAGAAATGCGGATAAAATATTTGTATTAAATAAAGGTGAAATAGTAGAAAGTGGAAATCACAATGACTTAGTTAAACTTAATGGCTTATATGCCAAAATGTTAGAAATGAATAATAGCAAATAG
- a CDS encoding thioredoxin family protein, which yields MAAFKDYLRFTDEMEYMDRQIRLLGEVNLTEDEQEELETVDKEVKLLAFAHPKCPDCAVVIAVLEAMRRFIPNIDVDYRKRSEDKELLLQYSPEGKIPTIFITEGIKVTRIFSEFPEKIKELIENNAEEKEKFHRGEYNKEIYNQILEYIR from the coding sequence ATGGCAGCATTTAAAGATTATTTAAGATTTACAGATGAAATGGAATATATGGATAGACAAATTAGATTACTTGGTGAAGTTAATTTAACTGAAGATGAACAAGAGGAATTAGAAACAGTAGATAAAGAGGTAAAATTACTTGCTTTTGCTCATCCTAAATGTCCAGATTGTGCTGTAGTTATTGCTGTCCTTGAAGCAATGAGAAGATTTATTCCTAATATAGATGTTGATTATAGAAAAAGAAGTGAAGATAAAGAATTATTATTACAATATTCTCCTGAAGGGAAGATTCCTACAATATTTATTACAGAAGGAATTAAAGTTACAAGAATTTTTTCAGAATTTCCAGAAAAAATTAAGGAATTAATAGAAAATAATGCTGAAGAAAAAGAAAAATTCCATAGAGGAGAATACAATAAAGAGATATATAATCAAATACTTGAATATATTAGATAG